A single Pseudomonadota bacterium DNA region contains:
- a CDS encoding type II secretion system F family protein — translation MAETLTLFSYRAQDDEGRERHGVRSSSSPSGVQTWLTKQGLLPIIIEEASFWQQTAEKFQQLGARYQRVKTEEMIIFTRQLATLTNAGIPLLSCLKTLAEESENKVLAAALFDIAGFVEMGGQLSDAFARHPRLFDGMFINMLRVGEVSGKLDIILHRMADLLEYQRETSEQIKMATRYPKLAGLSMVIAIAILMTFVVPRFISLFARSKAALPLPTRILIGMNTVFHDYWYLAILGVVILVLAYRWFYSRPEGRMTIDGLKLKLPIFGKLFMKINFGQFSRIFSLLLTSGVPMLTVFDIVVGVVNNAVLQREIAKVKNQVEKGKDLSMPMRASGIFPTLMVQMVAAGEQSGSLDDMMAKVADYFDQESRYMIKNMTSLIEPLLLLVLGGFVLFLALAIFMPWWNMMSVFQ, via the coding sequence ATGGCCGAAACTTTAACCCTTTTCAGCTATCGAGCCCAGGATGATGAAGGACGTGAACGCCATGGGGTCCGTAGTTCCTCATCACCCTCCGGGGTTCAGACCTGGCTGACCAAACAGGGCTTGCTGCCGATTATTATTGAAGAGGCATCGTTCTGGCAGCAAACCGCCGAAAAGTTCCAGCAACTGGGGGCCCGCTATCAGCGGGTTAAAACCGAGGAGATGATTATCTTTACCCGGCAGCTGGCTACCCTGACCAATGCCGGGATTCCCCTGCTGAGCTGTCTGAAAACCCTGGCGGAGGAAAGTGAAAATAAGGTGCTGGCCGCGGCATTATTCGATATCGCCGGTTTTGTGGAGATGGGGGGGCAACTTTCCGATGCTTTTGCCCGCCATCCCCGGTTGTTTGACGGCATGTTTATCAATATGCTGAGAGTGGGGGAGGTTTCCGGTAAACTGGATATTATTCTCCATCGGATGGCTGACCTGTTGGAGTACCAGCGGGAAACCAGCGAGCAGATTAAAATGGCCACCCGTTATCCGAAACTGGCCGGCTTGTCGATGGTTATTGCCATTGCCATCCTGATGACTTTCGTGGTTCCCCGGTTTATCAGCCTGTTTGCCCGCAGCAAAGCGGCGCTGCCCCTGCCCACCCGCATCCTGATCGGCATGAATACGGTCTTTCATGATTACTGGTATCTGGCCATCCTGGGAGTTGTTATCCTGGTGCTTGCCTATCGCTGGTTCTATAGCCGGCCTGAAGGGAGGATGACCATCGACGGGCTGAAACTGAAATTACCGATTTTCGGCAAGCTGTTCATGAAGATTAATTTCGGCCAGTTTTCGCGGATTTTTTCTCTGCTTTTGACCAGCGGCGTGCCCATGTTGACGGTTTTTGATATTGTCGTCGGGGTGGTGAACAACGCGGTCCTGCAGCGGGAGATAGCAAAGGTGAAAAACCAGGTGGAGAAAGGCAAGGATCTGTCCATGCCCATGCGGGCCAGCGGCATTTTTCCAACCCTGATGGTGCAGATGGTGGCTGCCGGAGAACAATCCGGATCTTTGGATGATATGATGGCCAAAGTAGCGGATTATTTTGACCAGGAAAGCCGCTACATGATCAAAAATATGACCAGCCTGATTGAACCATTGCTGCTCCTGGTGCTCGGCGGCTTTGTCCTCTTCCTGGCCCTGGCTATCTTCATGCCCTGGTGGAATATGATGAGTGTGTTTCAGT
- a CDS encoding ATPase, T2SS/T4P/T4SS family: MGFTTRKRLGDVLLDEGLITNVQLLEALEKSRRENIRLGQALINLGFATEEQIIKAIAKQLNISHMTADSFLIDPEVVSVLPEMLARKYKAIPLFKVENQLTLAMVDPLNIIAMDEMAQASKSQINPVIAAEQVIVEAIEKYYRRDSSLSQVYETLKQKDGETAGDILQADSLSEIARDDNKISDFINALLIEAVKLKASDIHLEPEKEFLRIRFRVDGIMSEKMTTPLALHANAVSRLKIMADLNIAERRLPQDGRFQLTVGNKDIDVRMSTIPTVRGEKVVLRLLDQSALVVGMEHLGFLEEQETIFRDKIKKPYGMIILTGPTGSGKTTTLYAALNSINSLDKNIVTLEDPVEYQLPVINQIQVNAKIDLTFASGLRSILRQDPDIIMVGEIRDQETAEMAIQSALTGHLVFSTLHTNDAPGCASRLLDMGIQPFLVASSLLLVIGQRLARRLCPHCKEVFTPSTALLTDLGINGPTPDFYRGAGCSMCNQTGYRGRLAFFEVMSPSLTIKEMIVGRAHAEAIRQQACAEGFLPLREVGLRHALAGETTIEEVLRVTMEIS, translated from the coding sequence ATGGGTTTTACTACCAGAAAAAGATTGGGAGATGTCCTGCTGGATGAAGGTCTGATTACCAATGTTCAGTTGCTGGAAGCACTGGAAAAGAGCCGGCGGGAGAATATCCGCCTGGGACAGGCCCTGATAAATCTTGGTTTTGCCACCGAAGAACAGATTATCAAGGCCATTGCCAAGCAGTTGAATATCTCGCACATGACCGCTGATTCCTTCCTGATTGATCCGGAAGTGGTTTCCGTCCTGCCGGAAATGCTGGCCCGGAAATACAAGGCCATTCCTTTGTTCAAGGTTGAAAACCAGCTGACCCTGGCCATGGTCGATCCCCTGAATATTATTGCCATGGATGAGATGGCCCAGGCATCTAAATCTCAGATTAATCCGGTGATTGCCGCCGAACAGGTGATTGTTGAGGCGATTGAAAAGTACTATCGCCGGGACAGTTCCCTGTCCCAGGTTTACGAAACCCTGAAACAGAAGGATGGTGAAACAGCCGGTGATATCCTCCAGGCTGATTCCCTCAGCGAGATTGCCAGGGATGACAATAAAATCAGTGATTTTATCAATGCCCTGCTGATCGAAGCGGTTAAACTCAAGGCCAGTGATATCCATCTGGAGCCGGAAAAGGAGTTTTTGCGTATCCGTTTCCGGGTTGATGGAATTATGAGTGAAAAGATGACTACGCCTCTGGCCCTGCATGCCAATGCGGTTTCCCGCCTGAAAATTATGGCTGATCTCAATATTGCCGAACGGCGCTTGCCCCAGGATGGCCGCTTCCAGCTTACCGTGGGCAATAAAGATATTGATGTGCGGATGTCGACCATCCCGACGGTGCGGGGAGAAAAGGTGGTCTTAAGACTTTTGGATCAGAGCGCTCTGGTGGTAGGTATGGAGCATCTGGGTTTTCTCGAGGAGCAGGAAACCATTTTCCGGGATAAAATCAAGAAACCATACGGGATGATTATCCTTACCGGCCCAACCGGAAGCGGTAAAACCACCACTCTCTATGCCGCCTTGAACAGCATTAATTCCTTGGATAAGAATATTGTCACTCTGGAAGACCCGGTTGAATATCAGCTGCCGGTTATTAACCAGATTCAGGTGAATGCCAAAATTGATCTGACCTTTGCCAGTGGCCTGCGTTCAATTTTGCGTCAGGATCCGGATATTATCATGGTCGGTGAAATTCGCGACCAGGAAACCGCTGAAATGGCCATCCAGTCGGCGCTTACCGGGCACCTGGTTTTTTCCACCTTGCATACCAATGATGCTCCGGGATGTGCTTCCCGGCTGCTGGATATGGGTATCCAGCCCTTTCTGGTAGCTTCCTCCCTGCTCCTGGTGATCGGTCAGCGCCTGGCCCGGCGTTTGTGTCCTCACTGCAAGGAAGTATTTACTCCGTCAACGGCTTTGCTGACGGATTTAGGCATCAACGGTCCAACACCGGATTTTTACCGGGGTGCCGGCTGCTCCATGTGCAACCAGACCGGTTATCGTGGCCGGCTGGCTTTCTTTGAGGTTATGTCTCCCAGCTTAACTATTAAGGAGATGATCGTCGGCCGGGCTCACGCGGAAGCCATCCGCCAGCAGGCCTGCGCTGAAGGATTTTTGCCCCTGCGGGAGGTAGGCTTGCGCCATGCCCTGGCCGGTGAAACCACCATCGAAGAAGTTCTAAGAGTTACTATGGAGATCAGTTGA
- a CDS encoding ATP-binding protein, producing MNNRLLLIDDELEIRELAADFFSDAGYRIDLATCGNESIAMMEKQDYDVVITDLMMPDGNGEQVVSWVMQNKAYMGIIVMTGYGSVESAVKLMKMGAADYVLKPFMLDELKVVIERCIDNQELKEENRLLQEAYAKMYEVKSIKEKFLALTSHELKTPVTILNAMLGFIEQKAGPECKISDQLTLMKKTIGNLTGTITEMHQLAQSQGSMIPMHFQEVNLDDIIDEVIHDIHLLAANRQLEISFNKRRGEDGLIFVDADKIRRALFELLQNAVKFTPDGGSIKVNIRRQSTTENELPKLLINITDTGIGIAAADHKKIFEKFYKIQDVHTHHSSESTFLGGGLGIGLSLAKNLVETHEGSISLTSDYDNGSTFTISLPCREAQPSR from the coding sequence ATGAACAATCGCCTGCTGCTTATCGATGATGAACTTGAAATCCGGGAACTGGCCGCGGATTTTTTCAGCGATGCCGGTTATCGCATTGACCTGGCAACCTGCGGCAATGAAAGTATTGCCATGATGGAAAAGCAGGATTATGACGTGGTCATTACCGATCTGATGATGCCTGACGGAAATGGAGAACAGGTTGTTTCCTGGGTTATGCAGAACAAAGCATATATGGGCATCATCGTGATGACCGGGTATGGCAGCGTTGAATCGGCGGTCAAGCTGATGAAAATGGGGGCTGCCGACTATGTCCTGAAACCATTCATGCTGGATGAATTGAAGGTGGTTATTGAACGATGCATCGATAATCAGGAACTCAAGGAGGAAAATCGCCTGCTGCAAGAAGCCTATGCTAAAATGTATGAAGTCAAGAGCATAAAAGAAAAGTTTCTGGCTTTGACCAGCCACGAACTTAAAACCCCGGTAACCATCCTGAATGCTATGCTGGGTTTTATTGAACAAAAAGCCGGTCCCGAATGCAAAATCAGTGACCAGCTGACCCTGATGAAAAAAACCATTGGCAACCTGACCGGAACCATTACCGAAATGCACCAACTGGCCCAATCGCAGGGAAGCATGATTCCCATGCATTTCCAGGAAGTTAATCTGGATGATATTATTGATGAAGTCATCCATGACATTCATCTTTTAGCTGCCAATCGCCAGCTCGAGATAAGCTTTAACAAACGAAGGGGTGAAGATGGGTTAATTTTTGTTGATGCAGACAAGATTCGCCGGGCCCTGTTTGAACTGCTGCAGAATGCAGTAAAATTCACTCCGGATGGGGGATCAATTAAGGTGAACATCCGTCGACAATCAACGACGGAGAATGAGTTGCCGAAGTTACTCATCAATATCACTGATACCGGCATTGGCATTGCCGCTGCTGACCATAAAAAGATTTTTGAAAAATTCTATAAAATCCAGGATGTCCATACTCACCATAGTTCAGAATCTACCTTTCTTGGCGGCGGTCTTGGAATCGGTTTATCACTGGCCAAAAACCTGGTGGAAACCCATGAAGGAAGCATTTCCCTGACCAGTGACTATGATAATGGTTCCACCTTCACCATCTCCCTGCCCTGTCGGGAAGCACAGCCCTCCCGGTAA